TCTCCGAATCGCCGATCGCGACGGCATCGCCCGGTGCGACGCCCATTGCGTCGCAGGCCACGTGCATCGGCTGCGGGTCCGGCTTTTTGCGCGCGACGCTGTCGCCGCCGAGAATCACCGAGAAGTAGCGCGCGAGCCCGTACTGTTCCAGCAACGCCACAGCGAAGCGATGCGGCTTGTTCGTGACGCACGCGAGCTTCACGCCGGCCTCGGCGAGCGCCGCGAGGCCTGGCTCGACGTCTGGATAAAGCCGCGTGTGGCGACCGTTGATCTGAGCGTAGTGAGCTTGATAGCGCGCGAGCGCGTCGGTGAAGCGTGCCTCGGTTTCATCTGCGCAGAACCGTGCGGACAGCACGCTGCGAATCAGATGTTCCGAGCCCTTCCCGACGTAGCCGATTACCTCTTCGCGCGTGACGGGGCGCGTGCCGAGTTCGGCGAGCATGCCGTTCAAGCTCGCGGTGAAATCGTCGGCCGTATCGACCATGGTGCCGTCCAGGTCGATGACGGCGGCTTTCAGGCGTCGAGCCGACGGCAACGCGGCGCCTGGCCGGGCAGGGGCGGCGCTCATGCGCGGGCGTCGCCGACGGCGGCCAATTGACCGCGCATGTCGTCGATGACGGCACGATAGTCGGGCTTGCCGAAGATGGCCGAGCCGGCCACGAACGTATCGGCGCCGGCCGCCGCGATTTGCGCGATGTTATCGACCTTCACGCCGCCGTCCACCTCGAGATGGATCTCGCGGCCCGTGCGCGCTTGGTAGGCATCGATCCGCGCACGCGCTTCGCGCAGCTTGTTCAGCGCCTCGGGAATGAACGACTGGCCGCCGAAGCCTGGGTTGACCGACATGATCAGCACGAGGTCGACGCGATCCATAACGTGGTCGAGATAGCTGAGCGAGGTGGCCGGATTGAAGACGAGGCCCGCTTTGCAGCCGTGATCGCGGATCAGCGACAGCGTGCGATCGACGTGATCGGATGCCTCCGGGTGAAAGCTGATGATGTTCGCTCCGGCCTTCGCGAAATCGGGCACGATGCGGTCGACGGGGCGTACCATCAAGTGAACGTCGATCGGCGCTTGCACGTGCGGGCGGATCGCCTCGCACACGAGCGGGCCGATCGTGAGATTGGGGACGTAATGATTGTCCATCACGTCGAAGTGAATCCAATCGGCACCGGCGGCGACGACGTTGCGGACTTCTTCGCCGAGCTTTGCGAAGTCGGCGGACAGAATGCTGGGAGCGATGCGAAATTGCGTCATGGCGTGAGAAGCGAGAGGGCCGGCGAACTGGCCTCGAGGCGGAAAGCGCCTATTTTACCGTGTTGCGTCGGCTCGGCTGGCTCGGCCTTTCGGCCACCCGGCAAGGCGCGGCGGTTGCGGCCTGGGGCTGCATCGATCAGAATGCGAAACCGGAGTGCCGACCGCCGAAGCGTCAGCCGCCGAAACCTCGGCGCGCGGCCGAGCGCCATGAAAGGCGAGCGCTCCGGCCGATCCCGATTTCGGCTCCGCCCGTGCGGCGAAGGTGCCGCGATTGTTCAGAGAAAGAAATCACGATGAGCCAGTATCTATTCAGCGTGTCGGCGCAGACGCGCTATTTGCCCGAGCAGTCCGATCCCGCGCGCCGGCAGTACGCGTTTGCCTATACGCTGACGATCCGCAACACGGGCCAGGTGGCGGCGCAATTGATCGCGCGCCATTGGATCATCACCGACAGCGAAAATCACGTGCAGGAAGTCAAAGGCCTCGGCGTGGTGGGGCACCAGCCGCTCCTACAGCCGGGCGAGCAGTTCGAGTACACGAGCTGGGCGGTGATCGAAACGCCGGTGGGAACGATGCGCGGCGCTTATTTTTGCGTGGCGGAGGACGGCGAGCGATTCGAAGCGCTCGTGCCCGAATTCGCGCTGCAGATGCCGCGCACGCTGCATTGAGACGTATTGGGTCATACGCGCGCGATGAGCGCGGGGCGGCGTATACGCGGGTAACGCCAGCCGCTTATCGACGCGCGCCGCGATCGTCCGCGTGGCCGTTTCGCTTTCTGCCCGACATCGTCCAGACGACGATGATCACGAGTAGCGCAAGGGCCGCGAGCGCCTCGAGCGCGAAGATCAGCATCGGGTATTCGTCAAATAGAGCGGACATGGCGATTTCCATCAAGAACGAACATTGTATGCGTATTCATTCGTCCTTCCTCGGGCGCGCGGCCGCTCTGGCTGCGGCCGTGCTGCTCGCGGCTTGCGGCGGTGGTGCCATGGTGCGGCCCGCGCCGACGCCGATTGCCGGCGTTCCGGCCGTCACGGGGGTGTTGTCGGCCGCCCGGCTGACGCCTGTTGCGTGGCAGCAAGTGCCCGGCTGGCAGGACGATTCGCTGATCGGCGCTGCTGCCGCGCTGCGCGAGAACTGTCTGCGGGTCGGGCGGCAGGCCAACTGGCAGCGTGCCTGCGCGGCCGCCTCGCAACTCGATGACCTTGACTCCACCGCCACCCGGTCGTTCTTCGAGACGTATTTCACGCCGTTCCAGCTCGCCAACGGCGACGGATCGGTCGATGGCCTCGTCACGGGCTACTACGAACCGCTGCTGCACGGCGCGCTTACCCGAAGCGGCCCGTATCAATTCCCGCTCTATCGCTGGCCGTCCGGCTATCGTCCGGGTACGGTATTGCCCTCGCGTGCCGAGCTCGAGCGTTCCGGCGCGCTGCAAGGCAACGAATTGGTGTGGGTAGACGATCCGATCGAGGCGTTCTTTTTGCAGGTGCAGGGTTCCGGACGCATCGTGCTCGACGACGGCGGCGTCATGCGGGTCGGTTTCGGTGGCTCGAACAACCAGCCCTATCGGTCGATCGGCCGGTGGTTGCTCGATCATGGCGAGATCACGCCGTCGCAGGCGACGATGCAAGGCATCAAGGCTTGGGCTCGCGCCAACCCGACGCGAGTGGCCAGCTTACTCGATACGAACCCGCGTTTCGTGTTTTTCCGCGAAATGCCGTCTACACCGGAAGCGTCGGCCGGCGGCGATGGGCCGATCGGCGCGCTAGGTGTACCGCTCACGCCTGAGCGCTCGATTGCCGTCGATCCCGCCTCGATCCCGCTTGGCACGCCGGTGTTCTTGGCGACCACGCGGCCGTTCACGAATACGCCGATGAATCGGCTCGTCTTCGCCCAGGATACGGGCAGTGCGATCCGCGGCGGCGTGCGCGCCGATTACTTTTGGGGTCTCGGCGACGACGCCGGCGATCTGGCCGGCAAAATGAAGCAGGCCGGCCGCATGTGGTTGCTGCTGCCGAACTCTTGAGCGATTCGTTTCTTGAACGTTCACCGCGTGAGCGTTCACCTCGCCGGACGTCAGGCCGATCGTTTGTCGACGACGCGCCGGGCCTTGCCGACCGAACGCTCGATGCCGTTCACCGGTAAGACGTTCACGATCGCCGTCACGCCAATCAGCGCTTTGATGTCGTACGCGAGCGCCGACTTCGCCGCCGTGAGCGTTGCATCGTCGGCTCGCATGTCGGGGCAAGGCTCGACGTTCAGCGTCATGACATCGAGCGGCCCCTCCTTCGTGAGCACGATTTGATAGTGCGGTGCCAGCGAAGGCTGCTTGAGCAGCAGTTCCTCGATTTGCGTCGGGAAGACGTTGACGCCGCGCACGATCATCATGTCGTCCGAGCGCCCCGTGATCTTTTCCATCCGGCGCATCGTGCGCGCGGTGCCGGGCAACAGGCGCGTGAGATCGCGCGTCCGGTAGCGAATGATCGGCAGCGCTTCTTTCGTGAGCGAGGTGAACACGAGTTCGCCGAATTCGCCGTCCGGCAGCACTTCGCCGGTGGCCGGGTCGATGATCTCGGGATAAAAGTGGTCCTCCCAAATCGTCGGTCCATCTTTCGTCTCGACGCATTCGCATGCGACGCCCGGGCCCATGACTTCGGACAAGCCATAGATGTCGACCGCATCGATGCCCATGCGCATTTCGATCGCGCGGCGCATGTCGTTCGTCCAGGGCTCGGCGCCGAAGATGCCGATCCGCAGCGAGCAGTGCGCGGGATCGACGCCTTGCCGTTCGAGTTCGTCGGCGATCGAGAGCATGTAGCTCGGCGTGACCATGATGATGTCTGGCTTGAAATCTTGGATAAGCTGAACTTGCTTTTCCGTTTGGCCGCCGCCGAACGGGATGACCGTCAGGCCCGCACGCTCCGCGCCGTAGTGCGCGCCGAGTCCGCCCGTAAAGAGGCCGTAGCCGTAGCTGATGTGCACCTTATCGCCGCGTCGCGCGCCGGCTGCACGGATCGAGCGTGCGACGAGATTGGCCCACGTGTCGATGTCGCGTGCCGTATAGCCGACGACGGTGGGTTTGCCGGTGGTGCCCGACGATGCGTGGATGCGCGAGACCTTCTCCTGCGGCACGGCGAACATGCCGAACGGATAGTTGTCGCGCAAATCGCTTTTCGTCGTAAAGGGGAAACGCGAGAGGTCGGCCAGTGTCTTGAGGTCTTCTGGGCGAACGCCTGCCTCATCGAATTTGCGTCGATAGACAGTCGAGTTCTCGTAAGCGTGCTCGAGCGTCCATTTCAGCCGTTCGAGCTGCAGGGCGGCGAGCTCGTCTCGGCTCGCGGTCTCGATTGGATCGAGCGGCAGCGCGGTGTTCATCGCATGTCTCCTGTTTCATCAAAAATAGCTGCGGGCGGGCATGCGCAGACGCTGCCCGTCGCGTACGGCAAAAAGCGATTTCGCGGGCTACCGCCTGCGCCGATAGGGTTTCGGCACAAACGGCCGCGGCGCTTACGCTGGCGGAATCACGTGACCCTTGATGTGCGCGGACTTGCCGCGAAACATCGCGATGGTTTCGCCGGCGCCGTTGGTGACGCGGATATCGTAAATCCCGGTTCGCCCGGTGAGCGCTTGCTCCACGGCTTCAGCCGTGAGGACGTCGCCGCCGTGCACGGGGCGCAAGAATTCGATCGAGCAGCCCGACGCTACCGCATTGACGTTATACGAGTTACAGGCGAACGCGAACGTCGAATCGGCGAGCGTGAAGATGAGGCCACCGTGGCAAATGCCGTGTCCGTTGAGAAACTCGGGACGCACGGCGGCTCGCATGCGCGCGTAGCCTGCTCGCACTTCGGCGAGCTCGAAGCCTAGCGCGCGGCTGCACGCGTCCGCCTCATACATGGTGTGCCCCACCAAGCGGGCGAGTTCGTCCGGCGACAGGTGCGGTAAGGTGGCGTGCTCTCGCGTCGCCTGGGAATTGGACGACATCTCAACGCCCCTCGAAGCGCGGTGCGCGCTTTTGAATGAATGCCTGCACGCCTTCGGCGTAGTCGTATGAATTACCGAGCTCGCGCTGCAGATCGCGCTCGAGGTCGAGTTGCCGATCGAGCGTGTTCGTGGCACTCGCACGCATTGCGCGCTTGATCGCGGCGATGGCGCGAGTCGGCTGTTGCGCCAGTTGGGCGGCGAGCCGGGCGGCGCTGGCGAGCAACTCGGCATCGTCGACGACCTGCCAGATCAGGCCCCAGCGTTCGGCTTGCTCAGCACTGATTTTGTCGCCTGTGATCGCCAAGCCCAGCGCGCGCGCCATTCCCACGCGCTGCGGCAGGAACGCCGTGCCGCCCGAATCGGGGACGAGCCCGATCTTGACGAACGATTGCGCGAAGCTGCTCGAGCGGGCTGCGATCGTGATGTCGCATGCAAGGGCGAGATTCGCGCCGGCGCCGGCGGCGATTCCATTCACGGCTGCGATGACCGGCAACGGCAGCGCCCGCAGACGTCGTACGAGCGGATTGAAGTGCTCGTCGATCAGCGCGCCGAGGTCCGACATTGCACCGGGCTCGAAGCTCAGATCCGCGAGATCCTGGCCTGCGCAAAATCCGCGTCCGGTACCCGTCAGAACGAGTGCGCGCGCACCGGCGCGGACAGCGTCGTCGATCGCGCCGTTCAGTTCCTCGTGCATCGCGCGGGTGAAGCTGTTCAGTTTCTCGGGACGGTTGAGCGTCACCGTGGCGACGTGCGCGGCTTCGTCGATCTCGACGCGAATTGCTTCATATTGCATCGATCGTCTCCTCATTCACTCCATTCATTTCAAGGCCGGCGGCGCCGAGTACGACGGCTGCTCGGCGGCTATTCGACGCCCATTACACTCGCTCGATGGCAAGCGCAATGCCCTGGCCCACGCCGATGCACATCGTGCACAGCGCATAACGGCCGCCCGTACGCTCGAGCTGGTAGAGCGCGGTCGTAACGAGACGTGCGCCGGATGCGCCGAGCGGATGGCCGAGCGCGATGGCGCCGCCGTTCGGGTTCACGCGCGGGTCGTCGTCGGGCAGTCCCAGCATGCGCAGCACCGCGAGGCCTTGCGATGCGAACGCCTCGTTCAGTTCGATGACGTCGAATTGCGAGAGCGACATCTCGAGCCGTCGCAGCAGCTTCTGCGTGGCGGGCGCCGGTCCGATACCCATGATGCGCGGCTCGACGCCTGCCGTTGCCATGCCCAGAACGCGGGCGCGTCGGCGCAGGCCATACTGCGCGGCCGCTTCTTCATTGGCGAGCAGCAGCGCACAAGCGCCGTCGTTGACGCCGGATGCGTTGCCCGCCGTGACCGAGCCGTCGGGACGCACGACACCCTTGAGCTTGGCGAGGGCTTCCAGCGATGTTTCGCGCGGATGTTCGTCGCGCGTGACGATCAGCGGTTCGCCCTTTTTCTGAGGCACCTCGACCGCCACGATTTCCTGTGCCAGTGTGCCGTCTTGCTGCGCCCGCGCCGCCTTCTGCTGGCTGCGCAGCGCGAAAGCGTCTTGATCCGCCCGGCTCACCGAAAATTGCTCGGCGACGTTCTCGCCGGTCTCGGGCATCGAATCGACACCGTATTGCGCCTTCAGCCGCGCGTTGATAAAGCGCCAGCCGATGGTCGTATCGAATATGTCGGCTTGCCGCGAAAACGCACTCGTTGCTTTGCCCATCACGAACGGCGCTCGCGTCATGCTCTCCACGCCCCCCGCGATCATCAAGCGGGCGTCGCCGGCTTTGAGTGCGCGTGCCGCCGAGCCGACGGCATCCATGCCCGAGCCGCATAGCCGGTTGATCGTGGAGCCGGGCGCCTCGGTTGGCAAGCCGGCCAGTAGCGCTGCCATGCGCGCGACATTGCGGTTGTCTTCTCCGGCTTGATTCGCGCAACCGTAGAGGATGTCGTCCAGCGCGCGCCAGTCGACGTCTGGGTTTCGAGCGATGAGCGCCTTGATGGGAACCGCTGCGAGATCGTCGGCGCGAACGTCTTTCAGTGCGCCGCCGTAGCGGCCGATCGGAGTGCGAATGGCGTCGCAAATGTAGGCATCGGTCATTGGATGGTTTCCAGTGAGCGGACCCCGCCATTGCGGCGGGATCGATCGATTTCATATTAGCGGGAGCCGCCGTACCGGCTCCATTCGTCCGGACGGGCTATGCCGTTCGGCCAGCTTCCGCGGACAGCTCGCGTGGTGCAACATGGATTCGACTTTGCACGACTCGGAAGCGGTTTGCGACGAATGCCGCGTCGGTCAAGGCGGCATTGGCGGCTGGGTTGGCGCCGGTGCCGTGAAAGTCGGAGAACGCGGCCGACTGATTGACGAACACGCCGCCGGTCAGGTTGATCGAGAGCGCTACGCCGCCTTCGATGGCCGCATCGTGCGCCGCTTCGATCGTTGCTTCGTCGGTGCTGTATACCGAGAGCGTTAGGGCGCCATGTCGAGCGGCGAGGGAGCCGGCCAGTTCGAGGGATTGCCGAGTCGAGTCCGTGGCGATCACGAACGAGATAGGGCCGAACCATTCGCCCGTGAATTTCGCCGAATCTTCGGCTGCGTCCAGTTGCAGGATCAGAGGCGAGCGAACCCGCGCATGGGCAAACGCGGGGTGCTCGAGCGCTTGACTGTCTACGAGCACGCGGCCGAGCGAGCGTGCCTCGTCGATTCGGCGCGCGACAGCCTCGTTCTGGATCGCGCCGAGCAACTCCACGGCGCGCGCCGGTTCGGCCACGAGCTTTTGTACGGCGCTCGCGAGTGCTTGGGCGACCTCATCGAAGCTCGCACGGCCCTCGGCGGTGCGAATGCCGTCGCGGGGTACGTAGATGTTCTGTGGCGCCGTACACATTTGGCCCGAGTACAGCGCGAGCGAAAAGGCGATGTTGCGCACGGCAGCTTTCAAATCGTCCACCGAGTCGACGACGATCTGGTTGACGCCGGCCTTTTCGGTGAACACTTGCGCTTGATGTGCGTTGCGTTCGAGCCAAGTGCCGTTTTGCGTGCTGCCGGTGAAGTCGATCAGCTTGATGTCGGGGCGCAGGGCGATATCCTGCACGAGCGGGCCGTCGTTGGGCTCCGTGGCGAGCAGGGTGACCACGTTCGGATCGAACCCGGCTTCGCGCAACACTTCACGCGCGATCCGCACGGTGACGGCGAGCGGCAGGATCGCGCCGGGGTGCGGCTTCACGATCACCGCGTTGCCCGTTGCGAGGTCTGCAAAGAGTCCGGGGTAGCCGTTCCACGTGGGGAACGTGCAGCAGCCGAGCACGAGGCCGATGCCGCGCGGCACGATGGCATAGCGCTTATGCATCGCGAGCGGCGGGTTCTTGCCCTGCGGCTTTTCCCAGTGTGCGTCTGCCGGCACGCGGCGCAACTCGTTCCAGGCATAGGCGACGGCTTCGAGCGCGCGATCTTGCGCGTGCGGTCCGCCGGCTTGGAAGGCCATCATGAAGGCTTGACCGGTTGTATGCATCACGCTGTAGGCGATTTCAAAGCTCGCCCGATTCAACCGGTTCAGGATTTCGAGGCTCACGCCGACCCACGCCTCGGGGCCGGCCTTGCGCCAGGTCTGTTCGGCCGCGCCGGCAACGGCGATCAGCGCATCGGCGTCGGCTTTCGGATAGCGAACGCCGAGCGCAAAGCCGAAAGGCGATTGCTCGGCGCCGACCCACTCGCCGGTGCTCGGCTGATCGAGGGCGAATTCGCGGTCGAGGTGCGCCTTGAAGGCCGCTTCTCCGTCCGCGTTACCGGTTTCCCCGTACACTTTGGGGCTTGGCATTTCCGGAAACGGGCTCCAATAGCCGCGCGAGCCGATGGCTTCGAGGGCGTTCTTCAGCGTGTCTTCGTGCTTCGCAAATAGAGGATGGGTCATAGCGAGACAAGGGGGCGCAGGCCAGGCGTTTGGGGGAGCAGGCCGGTAATCGAAGGATCGTATCAATTAACCGACCGACCGGTTGGTTGGCGAATGTTAGCATTGTTTCCGGGCAGGCGCGAAAGCTTTTCGCGCCTCATCGACACCTAAAATTTGGAGGATGCATGAGCTACGAAAACATTCTGGTCGAAACGCGCGGGCGCGTCGGTCTCATAACATTGAACCGGCCGAAGGCGTTGAACGCGCTCAATGACGATTTGATGGACGAGCTCGGCGCAGCGCTCAAGGCGTTCGACGCCGACGAGAACATCGGCGCAATCGTCGTGACGGGCAGCGAAAAGGCGTTCGCGGCGGGTGCCGACATCGGCATGATGGCCACGTACAGCTACATGGATGCATATAAGGGCGACTACATCACGCGCAATTGGGAGGCGGTGCGCACGATCCGCAAGCCGGTCATTGCGGCGGTGAGTGGTTTCGCGCTCGGTGGCGGCTGCGAGCTAGCCATGATGTGCGACATCGTCATCGCTGCCGATACGGCGAAGTTCGGCCAACCCGAGATCAAGCTCGGCGTGATGCCAGGCGCGGGCGGCACGCAACGGCTGCCGCGGGTCGTCTCCAAAGCGAAGGCGATGGACATGTGTTTGACCGCGCGCTTCATGGATGCTGCCGAGGCGGAGCGGGCGGGCCTCGTGTCGCGCGTCGTCCCGGCGGCATCGCTGCTCGACGAGGCGCTTGGTGCAGCGGCGACGATCGCCGAATTCCCGTTGCCGGCCGTCATGATGGTGAAGGAGTCGATAAACAGCGCGTATGAAACAACGCTTGCCGAAGGTATTCGTTTCGAGCGCCGGCTGTTCCATTCGTTGTTCGCGACGGAGGATCAGAAAGAGGGCATGGCGGCGTTTCTCGAAAAGCGCAAACCGGTGTTCAAGAACCGCTGATTCGACTCGGCGCAATTTCCGCTTGCGCGGCCTGCGGAAGGTGCATAGAATTGCGCCCTTCGCGTCAGTCGATGGACGGCGCGAAAGAGAAGCGAGAGGTGGATGGAGTGTTGCTGCGCGGGGGTTTGCGCCAGGCTCCGACGGCGACGGTTCGATAGCGCGAGTGCTAAAAAAACAGTTGACGGTATGTGAAAGGTTCTGCATAATCTCGTTTCTCTGCTGCTGACGCAGCAACGCAAGACGGTCGGTGCTGGAAGGGTGGTTGTTCTGGCGCTGTTGGTTGAGCGACGCGATCTTTAAAAATTTACAGCCGATAAGTGTGGGCGCTTGATGGCGAACGCGAGGTTGGGTCTTCGGGCCTGGCCGAAAGCGAAAGTATCAAGTCTCACACAGTATTGAGGTAGGGTTCATCGAGAGATGGATTCGACCTGTCAGTACGTTGAGTGAGCGACCGATTCAAGACGTAGGCAACTACGTGAATCGAAAACAGTAACAGGCATTGAACTGAAGAGTTTGATCCTGGCTCAGATTGAACGCTGGCGGCATGCCTTACACATGCAAGTCGAACGGCAGCACGGGGGCAACCCTGGTGGCGAGTGGCGAACGGGTGAGTAATACATCGGAACGTGTCCTGGAGTGGGGGATAGCCCGGCGAAAGCCGGATTAATACCGCATACGCTCTATGGAGGAAAGCGGGGGATCTTCGGACCTCGCGCTCAAGGGGCGGCCGATGGCGGATTAGCTAGTTGGTGGGGTAAAGGCCTACCAAGGCGACGATCCGTAGCTGGTCTGAGAGGACGACCAGCCACACTGGGACTGAGACACGGCCCAGACTCCTACGGGAGGCAGCAGTGGGGAATTTTGGACAATGGGCGCAAGCCTGATCCAGCAATGCCGCGTGTGTGAAGAAGGCCTTCGGGTTGTAAAGCACTTTTGTCCGGAAAGAAATCTTCCTCGCTAATATCGAGGGGGGATGACGGTACCGGAAGAATAAGCACCGGCTAACTACGTGCCAGCAGCCGCGGTAATACGTAGGGTGCGAGCGTTAATCGGAATTACTGGGCGTAAAGCGTGCGCAGGCGGTTCGCTAAGACCGATGTGAAATCCCCGGGCTTAACCTGGGAACTGCATTGGTGACTGGCGAGCTAGAGTGTGGCAGAGGGGGGTAGAATTCCACGTGTAGCAGTGAAATGCGTAGAGATGTGGAGGAATACCGATGGCGAAGGCAGCCCCCTGGGCTAACACTGACGCTCATGCACGAAAGCGTGGGGAGCAAACAGGATTAGATACCCTGGTAGTCCACGCCCTAAACGATGTCAACTAGTTGTTGGGGATTCATTTCCTTAGTAACGAAGCTAACGCGTGAAGTTGACCGCCTGGGGAGTACGGTCGCAAGATTAAAACTCAAAGGAATTGACGGGGACCCGCACAAGCGGTGGATGATGTGGATTAATTCGATGCAACGCGAAAAACCTTACCTACCCTTGACATGGACGGAATCTTGCTGAGAGGTGAGAGTGCTCGAAAGAGAACCGTCACACAGGTGCTGCATGGCTGTCGTCAGCTCGTGTCGTGAGATGTTGGGTTAAGTCCCGCAACGAGCGCAACCCTTGTCCTTAGTTGCTACGCAAGAGCACTCTAAGGAGACTGCCGGTGACAAACCGGAGGAAGGTGGGGATGACGTCAAGTCCTCATGGCCCTTATGGGTAGGGCTTCACACGTCATACAATGGTCGGAACAGAGGGTTGCCAACCCGCGAGGGGGAGCTAATCCCAGAAAACCGATCGTAGTCCGGATTGCACTCTGCAACTCGAGTGCATGAAGCTGGAATCGCTAGTAATCGCGGATCAGCATGCCGCGGTGAATACGTTCCCGGGTCTTGTACACACCGCCCGTCACACCATGGGAGTGGGTTTTACCAGAAGTGGCTAGTCTAACCGCAAGGAGGACGGTCACCACGGTAGGATTCATGACTGGGGTGAAGTCGTAACAAGGTAGCCGTATCGGAAGGTGCGGCTGGATCACCTCCTTTCTCGAGCTGACGTGTTCAAGGTTGAGCGCTCACGCTTATCGGCTGTAGATCAAGA
The sequence above is a segment of the Trinickia acidisoli genome. Coding sequences within it:
- the pcaF gene encoding 3-oxoadipyl-CoA thiolase; the encoded protein is MTDAYICDAIRTPIGRYGGALKDVRADDLAAVPIKALIARNPDVDWRALDDILYGCANQAGEDNRNVARMAALLAGLPTEAPGSTINRLCGSGMDAVGSAARALKAGDARLMIAGGVESMTRAPFVMGKATSAFSRQADIFDTTIGWRFINARLKAQYGVDSMPETGENVAEQFSVSRADQDAFALRSQQKAARAQQDGTLAQEIVAVEVPQKKGEPLIVTRDEHPRETSLEALAKLKGVVRPDGSVTAGNASGVNDGACALLLANEEAAAQYGLRRRARVLGMATAGVEPRIMGIGPAPATQKLLRRLEMSLSQFDVIELNEAFASQGLAVLRMLGLPDDDPRVNPNGGAIALGHPLGASGARLVTTALYQLERTGGRYALCTMCIGVGQGIALAIERV
- the rpe gene encoding ribulose-phosphate 3-epimerase is translated as MTQFRIAPSILSADFAKLGEEVRNVVAAGADWIHFDVMDNHYVPNLTIGPLVCEAIRPHVQAPIDVHLMVRPVDRIVPDFAKAGANIISFHPEASDHVDRTLSLIRDHGCKAGLVFNPATSLSYLDHVMDRVDLVLIMSVNPGFGGQSFIPEALNKLREARARIDAYQARTGREIHLEVDGGVKVDNIAQIAAAGADTFVAGSAIFGKPDYRAVIDDMRGQLAAVGDARA
- the apaG gene encoding Co2+/Mg2+ efflux protein ApaG, whose amino-acid sequence is MSQYLFSVSAQTRYLPEQSDPARRQYAFAYTLTIRNTGQVAAQLIARHWIITDSENHVQEVKGLGVVGHQPLLQPGEQFEYTSWAVIETPVGTMRGAYFCVAEDGERFEALVPEFALQMPRTLH
- a CDS encoding phosphoglycolate phosphatase, producing the protein MSAAPARPGAALPSARRLKAAVIDLDGTMVDTADDFTASLNGMLAELGTRPVTREEVIGYVGKGSEHLIRSVLSARFCADETEARFTDALARYQAHYAQINGRHTRLYPDVEPGLAALAEAGVKLACVTNKPHRFAVALLEQYGLARYFSVILGGDSVARKKPDPQPMHVACDAMGVAPGDAVAIGDSENDALAGRAAGMATLTVPYGYNHGKAIQTINSDGIVATLLEAARFVANLPPSPDATIQSLTT
- the paaI gene encoding hydroxyphenylacetyl-CoA thioesterase PaaI, whose protein sequence is MSSNSQATREHATLPHLSPDELARLVGHTMYEADACSRALGFELAEVRAGYARMRAAVRPEFLNGHGICHGGLIFTLADSTFAFACNSYNVNAVASGCSIEFLRPVHGGDVLTAEAVEQALTGRTGIYDIRVTNGAGETIAMFRGKSAHIKGHVIPPA
- the paaG gene encoding 2-(1,2-epoxy-1,2-dihydrophenyl)acetyl-CoA isomerase PaaG, translated to MQYEAIRVEIDEAAHVATVTLNRPEKLNSFTRAMHEELNGAIDDAVRAGARALVLTGTGRGFCAGQDLADLSFEPGAMSDLGALIDEHFNPLVRRLRALPLPVIAAVNGIAAGAGANLALACDITIAARSSSFAQSFVKIGLVPDSGGTAFLPQRVGMARALGLAITGDKISAEQAERWGLIWQVVDDAELLASAARLAAQLAQQPTRAIAAIKRAMRASATNTLDRQLDLERDLQRELGNSYDYAEGVQAFIQKRAPRFEGR
- a CDS encoding enoyl-CoA hydratase codes for the protein MSYENILVETRGRVGLITLNRPKALNALNDDLMDELGAALKAFDADENIGAIVVTGSEKAFAAGADIGMMATYSYMDAYKGDYITRNWEAVRTIRKPVIAAVSGFALGGGCELAMMCDIVIAADTAKFGQPEIKLGVMPGAGGTQRLPRVVSKAKAMDMCLTARFMDAAEAERAGLVSRVVPAASLLDEALGAAATIAEFPLPAVMMVKESINSAYETTLAEGIRFERRLFHSLFATEDQKEGMAAFLEKRKPVFKNR
- the paaK gene encoding phenylacetate--CoA ligase PaaK, producing the protein MNTALPLDPIETASRDELAALQLERLKWTLEHAYENSTVYRRKFDEAGVRPEDLKTLADLSRFPFTTKSDLRDNYPFGMFAVPQEKVSRIHASSGTTGKPTVVGYTARDIDTWANLVARSIRAAGARRGDKVHISYGYGLFTGGLGAHYGAERAGLTVIPFGGGQTEKQVQLIQDFKPDIIMVTPSYMLSIADELERQGVDPAHCSLRIGIFGAEPWTNDMRRAIEMRMGIDAVDIYGLSEVMGPGVACECVETKDGPTIWEDHFYPEIIDPATGEVLPDGEFGELVFTSLTKEALPIIRYRTRDLTRLLPGTARTMRRMEKITGRSDDMMIVRGVNVFPTQIEELLLKQPSLAPHYQIVLTKEGPLDVMTLNVEPCPDMRADDATLTAAKSALAYDIKALIGVTAIVNVLPVNGIERSVGKARRVVDKRSA
- the mltA gene encoding murein transglycosylase A, whose protein sequence is MITSSARAASASSAKISIGYSSNRADMAISIKNEHCMRIHSSFLGRAAALAAAVLLAACGGGAMVRPAPTPIAGVPAVTGVLSAARLTPVAWQQVPGWQDDSLIGAAAALRENCLRVGRQANWQRACAAASQLDDLDSTATRSFFETYFTPFQLANGDGSVDGLVTGYYEPLLHGALTRSGPYQFPLYRWPSGYRPGTVLPSRAELERSGALQGNELVWVDDPIEAFFLQVQGSGRIVLDDGGVMRVGFGGSNNQPYRSIGRWLLDHGEITPSQATMQGIKAWARANPTRVASLLDTNPRFVFFREMPSTPEASAGGDGPIGALGVPLTPERSIAVDPASIPLGTPVFLATTRPFTNTPMNRLVFAQDTGSAIRGGVRADYFWGLGDDAGDLAGKMKQAGRMWLLLPNS
- the paaN gene encoding phenylacetic acid degradation protein PaaN, with translation MTHPLFAKHEDTLKNALEAIGSRGYWSPFPEMPSPKVYGETGNADGEAAFKAHLDREFALDQPSTGEWVGAEQSPFGFALGVRYPKADADALIAVAGAAEQTWRKAGPEAWVGVSLEILNRLNRASFEIAYSVMHTTGQAFMMAFQAGGPHAQDRALEAVAYAWNELRRVPADAHWEKPQGKNPPLAMHKRYAIVPRGIGLVLGCCTFPTWNGYPGLFADLATGNAVIVKPHPGAILPLAVTVRIAREVLREAGFDPNVVTLLATEPNDGPLVQDIALRPDIKLIDFTGSTQNGTWLERNAHQAQVFTEKAGVNQIVVDSVDDLKAAVRNIAFSLALYSGQMCTAPQNIYVPRDGIRTAEGRASFDEVAQALASAVQKLVAEPARAVELLGAIQNEAVARRIDEARSLGRVLVDSQALEHPAFAHARVRSPLILQLDAAEDSAKFTGEWFGPISFVIATDSTRQSLELAGSLAARHGALTLSVYSTDEATIEAAHDAAIEGGVALSINLTGGVFVNQSAAFSDFHGTGANPAANAALTDAAFVANRFRVVQSRIHVAPRELSAEAGRTA